ATTCTTTCTGAAGTTCGCCGTCGTGAACATTACGAAAAACCTACTACAGTACGTAAACGCGCTAAAGCAGCAGCTCAAAAGCGTCACGCTAAGAAGCTGTCTCGCGAAAACGCACGTCGCGTTCGCCTGTACTAATAACTTACCTAACTATTTAGGACTAAGTTATGGCTCTAATTGAACAACTCAAAGAAGAGCAAAAGTTAGCGATGAAAGCCAAGGATAAATTACGCCTTGGCACTATTCGTTTAGCTTTATCTGAAATTAAACAGCGTGAAGTTGATGGTCAAACAACTTTGTCTGACGATGAAATCATCGCTGTATTAACTAAGATGGTTAAACAACGTCGCGATTCAGTTTCGCAGTTTACTGCTGCTGGTCGTGATGATCTTGCTGAAAAAGAAAGTGCTGAAATAACAGTACTGGAAGATTTCATGCCACAAGCATTGACCGATGAAGAAGTTGCTGAGTTATTAGACAAAGCAATTGCTGAATCAGGTGCCGCTGGTATGCAAGATATGGGCAAGGTGATGGGTGTGTTAAAACCTCAAATCCAAGGCCGCGCTGACATGGGTAAAGTAAGCCAATTAGTTAAATCTAAACTGGCTTAATAATACTCTATTTATAAAACAAGCCGTGCTATCTTTGATTGCACGGCTTGTTTGTATCTACAGGAAAAGAAAAGATGGCTGGACATATCCCTCGCAGTTTTATTGATGAGCTTTTAAATCGACACGACATTGTCGATATCATTGACGCAAGAGTAAAACTGAAAAAACAAGGGAAAAACTATGGTGCCTGCTGTCCATTCCATAATGAAAAATCCCCTTCTTTCTCTGTAAGCCAAGAAAAACAATTCTATCACTGCTTCGGTTGTGGTGTTCATGGTAACGCCATTGACTTCCTTATGGAGTTTGACCGATTAGAATTCGTTGAAGCTATCGAAGAACTTGCATCTATGCTTGGTCTTGATGTACCTCGCGAACAACGCAGTGGTTTTAATGCCCCATCATCAGGTCCAACTGCAAATTCAGAACAAAAACGCAGTTTATATGACTTAATGGGTGGCATTAGTCAGTTTTATCGCTCCCAATTAAAATCCGCAGCAAATATTCACGCAATCAACTATCTTAAAGATAGAGGTCTCTCTGGTGAGATTGTCCAAAAATTTGGTATTGGTTATATTGCTGATGAATGGGAGTTAGTTAAAAATAACTTTGGTCGCGATAAAGCATCACAAGATGCCCTTGTTAGCGGCGGGATGTTAATTGAAAGCGATAATGGACGCCGTTACGATCGTTTCCGTGGTCGAGTCATGTTCCCAATCCGAGACCGCCGTGGTCGCGTTATTGGCTTCGGTGGACGCGTAATTGGTGAAGGCACTCCCAAATATTTAAATTCACCTGAAACGCCTATTTTCCATAAAGGCAAAGAGCTTTATGGTTTATATGAAGCATTGCAAGCCTACAAAGACTTACCACAAGCCTTAGTTGTTGAAGGTTATATGGATGTAGTTGCCTTGGCTCAATATGGTGTCGACTATGCCGTTGCCTCTCTAGGAACAGCAACAACAGGCGATCATATGCAGCTTCTTTTCCGCCAAACCAGTACCGTTGTTTGTTGTTATGACGGTGACCGAGCTGGACGCGAAGCGGCATGGCGAGCGATGGAGCAAGCGCTTCCCTATTTAAATGATGGGCGCCAACTTAAATTTATGTTCTTACCTGATGGTGAAGATCCAGATACTTACATCCGTCAATATGGAAAAGAAGCATTCGAACAAGAAATCGCTAACGCTGAATCACTAATCAACTTCATGTTTAGAACATTGGTTGACCAAATCGATACCAGTACACGTGAAGGGAAAGCAAAATTAACAACACTTGCAGTGCCACTAATTGATAAAGTACCAGGTGGTACATTACGCCTTTATTTACGTGAGCAACTTGGCAAAACGCTTGGAATTCTCGATGAAAGTCAATTACAGCAACTAATATCTAAACAAGGTGCTGTAGAGCCTAAACGCCTTGCGCAACCAGAAATAAAACGCACGGCTATGCGAGAAGTAATAACCTTATTATTACAAAACCCAGAATTAACTCAATTAGTACCAGATTTAGAAAGTGTTAAAGAAATTCCACTTCCTGGATTAAGTTTATTTCTTCAGCTACTTGAAAGTTGTCGACATAATCCCCATATCACCACAGGCCTGTTATTAGAACATTGGCGCGGTGATAAAAATGAAAAACTATTATCACGCTTGGCAGCATGGGAACTTCCTATAGACCAAGACAATATACAAGATGTATTTATGGATTCACTGGACAGCGTTTTAGCCCAGTGCATCAATCAACAAATTGAAAGTTTGCAGACGAAAGAAAGAACACTTGGCTTATCAGTCGAAGAAAAAAGGGAGCTGCTAGCCTTAATGCTAGAATTAAAAGCGTAGAACCCAAATTGTCGTCATCAATGAAAAAATTTGTTATTATTAGTGGTTTGCATATCGCATACTAATTCCGTCACACAGACCAGAAGTAGGATACCGTCTATGGATCAAAATCCGCAGTCACAGCTAAAATTACTTGTAATCAAAGGCAAGGAACAAGGCTACCTGACCTACGCAGAAGTTAACGATCACCTACCAGAAGAGATTGTCGATTCTGAGCAGGTTGAAGATATTATCCAAATGATCAATGACATGGGTATCAAAGTGGTAGAAACCGCTCCTGATGCTGATGACATGTCATTAAATGATGATGATGCCGTAACTGATGAAGATGCAGCAGAAGCCGCTGCAGCAGCACTATCAAGTGTAGAAAGTGAAATTGGCCGTACAACTGACCCAGTACGTATGTACATGCGTGAAATGGGCACAGTTGAACTTCTTACTCGTGAAGGCGAAATTGACATCGCTAAACGTATTGAAGAAGGTATCAATGAAGTTCAGTGTTCTGTTGCTGAATTCCCTGGCGCTATTTCATACTTACTAGAACAGTTTGACAAAGTACAAACTGAAGAAATTCGTTTAACTGACATTATTTCAGGATTTGTTGATCCAAATGATGACGGTTCATCTGCACCAACAGCGACTCATATCGGTTCTGAATTAAGCGAAGCTGAGCTTGATGATGAAGATGATGAAGATGATGAAGGTGAAACGGAAGAAGAAGAAGATGCAGGTATTGACCCTGAACTTGCTCTAGAGAAATTCACAGAGCTTCGAACTTCTTACCACAACATGCAATTAGCATTTGAAGAATTTGGTCGTGATGATGCGAAATCACGCGAAGCGATTGGTGAATTAACGGATATTTTCCGTGAATTTAAGCTGATCCCTAAACAATTCGACTACCTAGTAAAAGAAATGCGTGATGGTATGGATCGTGTTCGTACACAAGAACGCCTAATTATGCGTATGTGTGTTGAATACGGCAAAATGCCTAAGAAATCATTCATTGCACTGTTCACAGGTAATGAATCTTCTGATGAGTGGTTCAATGAAATTATGGCTTCAGATAAGCCATATGTTGAACGCCTACAACGTTACGAAGAAGACATTCGTCGCTCTATCGCAAAACTAGATAGCATCGAAAAAGAAACAGGTTTACCTGTAGAGAACATTAAAGACATCAGTCGTCGTATGTCTATCGGTGAAGCAAAAGCTCGCCGTGCGAAAAAAGAGATGGTTGAAGCAAACTTACGTCTTGTAATCTCTATTGCTAAGAAATACACAAACCGTGGTCTTCAATTCCTAGATCTTATCCAAGAGGGTAACATCGGTCTAATGAAGGCAGTAGATAAATTTGAATACCGTCGTGGTTACAAATTCTCT
The Aliivibrio fischeri ATCC 7744 = JCM 18803 = DSM 507 DNA segment above includes these coding regions:
- the rpsU gene encoding 30S ribosomal protein S21 — encoded protein: MPVVKVRENEPFDVALRRFKRSCEKAGILSEVRRREHYEKPTTVRKRAKAAAQKRHAKKLSRENARRVRLY
- a CDS encoding GatB/YqeY domain-containing protein, encoding MALIEQLKEEQKLAMKAKDKLRLGTIRLALSEIKQREVDGQTTLSDDEIIAVLTKMVKQRRDSVSQFTAAGRDDLAEKESAEITVLEDFMPQALTDEEVAELLDKAIAESGAAGMQDMGKVMGVLKPQIQGRADMGKVSQLVKSKLA
- the rpoD gene encoding RNA polymerase sigma factor RpoD; protein product: MDQNPQSQLKLLVIKGKEQGYLTYAEVNDHLPEEIVDSEQVEDIIQMINDMGIKVVETAPDADDMSLNDDDAVTDEDAAEAAAAALSSVESEIGRTTDPVRMYMREMGTVELLTREGEIDIAKRIEEGINEVQCSVAEFPGAISYLLEQFDKVQTEEIRLTDIISGFVDPNDDGSSAPTATHIGSELSEAELDDEDDEDDEGETEEEEDAGIDPELALEKFTELRTSYHNMQLAFEEFGRDDAKSREAIGELTDIFREFKLIPKQFDYLVKEMRDGMDRVRTQERLIMRMCVEYGKMPKKSFIALFTGNESSDEWFNEIMASDKPYVERLQRYEEDIRRSIAKLDSIEKETGLPVENIKDISRRMSIGEAKARRAKKEMVEANLRLVISIAKKYTNRGLQFLDLIQEGNIGLMKAVDKFEYRRGYKFSTYATWWIRQAITRSIADQARTIRIPVHMIETINKLNRISRQMLQEMGREPLPEELAERMQMPEDKIRKVLKIAKEPISMETPIGDDEDSHLGDFIEDNTLELPVDSATSTSLKFATNDVLAGLTPREAKVLRMRFGIDMNTDHTLEEVGKQFDVTRERIRQIEAKALRKLRHPSRSEVLRSFLDE
- the dnaG gene encoding DNA primase encodes the protein MAGHIPRSFIDELLNRHDIVDIIDARVKLKKQGKNYGACCPFHNEKSPSFSVSQEKQFYHCFGCGVHGNAIDFLMEFDRLEFVEAIEELASMLGLDVPREQRSGFNAPSSGPTANSEQKRSLYDLMGGISQFYRSQLKSAANIHAINYLKDRGLSGEIVQKFGIGYIADEWELVKNNFGRDKASQDALVSGGMLIESDNGRRYDRFRGRVMFPIRDRRGRVIGFGGRVIGEGTPKYLNSPETPIFHKGKELYGLYEALQAYKDLPQALVVEGYMDVVALAQYGVDYAVASLGTATTGDHMQLLFRQTSTVVCCYDGDRAGREAAWRAMEQALPYLNDGRQLKFMFLPDGEDPDTYIRQYGKEAFEQEIANAESLINFMFRTLVDQIDTSTREGKAKLTTLAVPLIDKVPGGTLRLYLREQLGKTLGILDESQLQQLISKQGAVEPKRLAQPEIKRTAMREVITLLLQNPELTQLVPDLESVKEIPLPGLSLFLQLLESCRHNPHITTGLLLEHWRGDKNEKLLSRLAAWELPIDQDNIQDVFMDSLDSVLAQCINQQIESLQTKERTLGLSVEEKRELLALMLELKA